From a region of the Odoribacter splanchnicus DSM 20712 genome:
- a CDS encoding RagB/SusD family nutrient uptake outer membrane protein, with protein MKKIYLFLLFLPLLSCNDWLDISPENSVTLTNYFQSEADLESLHTSMMACMKSACKGKQPYYYMSVDADELKPNISGFRELDVATHTTQTLIGGILKSTWRDHYSLISLADLMIDNEYRFQNIPAERAAFWLRQAHFVKAITYFRIAQIWGDAPISPGSESLIALAKKPALEVLQYAAGEAEQALGLPAHDKMTDADGRTITSRQYASRGSVNTLLANIYAWMGGLTQDAKYWEQAEHYASQVIDEFAGDYELENMTDLIGNVFGKNRHSKETILSIDNDILDDAHIYDTRFTGELPGQELIDYPYTNVSPQSLSTDKNQEYNRISVKTVKEIYPEENDLRRKEFWYDLGHVSYTVEGEEVTSPYAFIHKWRDYHYQTNSEMLEGQGKVPVATDCDYVFWRLADVVLLRAECRARLQKTTAKDDLDRIRKRAGLEAYAGSTEPEALRREIFNERRRELFGEGQYYFDIVRNGYYREMLRGKFKTLTDEEVRNGALYTWVSSDAFEKNTLMTQNTYWLWQK; from the coding sequence ATGAAAAAGATATATCTGTTTTTGTTATTCCTGCCGCTTCTGTCTTGTAACGACTGGCTGGATATCTCTCCCGAAAATTCTGTGACGCTGACAAATTACTTTCAGAGTGAAGCCGATTTGGAGTCTCTTCACACTTCCATGATGGCCTGCATGAAGTCGGCTTGCAAGGGCAAACAACCCTATTATTATATGTCTGTCGATGCCGACGAGTTGAAACCCAACATTTCCGGTTTCCGCGAATTGGATGTGGCGACGCATACCACCCAGACCCTTATCGGCGGAATACTGAAAAGCACATGGCGTGACCATTATTCCCTGATAAGCCTGGCCGACCTGATGATTGACAACGAGTACCGCTTTCAGAATATTCCGGCGGAACGGGCGGCCTTTTGGCTCCGACAAGCCCATTTTGTCAAAGCGATAACCTATTTCCGGATAGCCCAGATTTGGGGGGATGCGCCCATTTCTCCGGGCTCGGAGTCGCTCATTGCCTTAGCTAAAAAACCGGCTCTCGAAGTGTTGCAATACGCTGCCGGAGAAGCGGAACAAGCCCTCGGTTTACCGGCACACGATAAAATGACGGATGCCGACGGCCGTACCATTACGTCCCGGCAATACGCCAGCCGAGGGTCGGTCAATACCCTTCTCGCCAATATCTATGCCTGGATGGGCGGACTGACGCAAGACGCCAAATACTGGGAACAGGCGGAACACTATGCCTCACAGGTTATCGACGAATTTGCCGGAGACTACGAACTCGAAAACATGACGGACTTAATCGGTAATGTGTTCGGCAAAAACCGCCACAGCAAGGAAACCATCCTCAGCATCGACAACGACATATTGGATGATGCCCATATCTACGATACCCGTTTTACGGGTGAACTGCCGGGACAGGAATTGATCGATTACCCTTATACCAATGTCAGTCCGCAATCCCTGTCCACCGATAAAAATCAGGAATACAACCGGATTTCAGTGAAAACGGTGAAAGAAATCTATCCCGAAGAGAATGATTTGAGGCGGAAAGAGTTCTGGTACGATTTGGGCCATGTCAGCTATACGGTGGAAGGAGAAGAGGTGACCTCTCCGTATGCTTTTATCCACAAATGGCGTGATTACCATTATCAAACCAATTCGGAGATGTTGGAAGGTCAGGGGAAAGTACCTGTAGCCACCGACTGCGATTATGTTTTCTGGCGGTTGGCCGACGTCGTGTTGCTGCGTGCCGAATGCCGCGCGCGGCTCCAAAAGACGACGGCGAAAGACGACCTCGACCGGATTCGGAAGAGGGCCGGATTGGAAGCATACGCCGGGAGTACCGAACCGGAAGCGCTGCGCCGGGAGATTTTCAACGAACGCCGGCGTGAATTGTTCGGCGAGGGGCAGTACTATTTCGACATTGTGCGCAACGGTTACTACCGGGAGATGCTGCGCGGTAAATTCAAAACCCTCACCGACGAAGAGGTCCGCAACGGTGCACTCTATACCTGGGTTAGCTCCGACGCTTTTGAAAAGAATACATTAATGACTCAAAATACATATTGGTTATGGCAAAAATAA